In Macaca fascicularis isolate 582-1 chromosome X, T2T-MFA8v1.1, one DNA window encodes the following:
- the GPKOW gene encoding G-patch domain and KOW motifs-containing protein: protein MADSEEGVLPLTAASTAPISFGFTRTSARRRLADSGDGARPSPEEKDFLKTVEGRELQSVKPQEAPKELVIPLIQNGHRRQSPARPPGPSTDTEALADGVLSQAVKELIEESKKSLEERENAGVDPTLAIPMIQKGCTPSGEGADSEPRAETVPEEANYEAVPVEAYGLAMLRGMGWKPGEGIGRTFNQVVKPRVNSLRPKGLGLGANLSEAQALTPTGPSHMPRPDEEQEKDKEDQPQGLVPGGAVVVLSGPHRGLYGKVEGLDPDNVRAMVRLAVGSRVVTVSEYCLRPVSQQEFNKNTLDLRQQNGTASSRKTLRNQELHVQQDNSERKRKHLPDRLDGPAAKSEKAAPRSQHWLHRDLRVRFVDKMYKGGQYYNTKMIIEDVLSPDTCVCRTDEGRVLEGLREDMLETLVPKAEGDRVMVVLGPQAGRVGHLLSRDRARSRALVQLPREDQVVELHYDAICQYMGPSDTDDD, encoded by the exons ATGGCTGACTCCGAAGAGGGTGTTTTGCCGCTGACGGCTGCTTCCACTGCCCCAATTTCATTCGGCTTCACTCGCACGTCCGCACGGAGGCGGCTGGCCGACTCGGGAGACGGCGCGAGGCCATCTCCGGAGGAGAAGGATTTCTTGAAAACCGTGGAAGGGAGGGAGCTGCAGAG TGTGAAGCCCCAGGAAGCCCCCAAGGAACTCGTCATCCCTTTGATCCAGAATGGCCATCGCAGGCAGTCACCAGCCCGGCCCCCTGGGCCATCCACAGATACTGAGGCCTTGGCAGATGGGGTGCTGTCCCAGGCTGTGAAGGAGCTCATTGAGG AATCCAAGAAGTctctggaagagagagagaatgcggGTGTCGACCCCACGCTCGCTATCCCCATGATCCAGAAAGGATGCACCCCCAGCGGGGAAGGGGCAGACAGCGAACCCCGGGCAGAGACA GTGCCAGAGGAGGCTAATTATGAGGCGGTCCCCGTGGAGGCCTATGGGCTGGCCATGCTGCGGGGCATGGGCTGGAAACCTGGCGAGGGCATCGGCCGCACCTTCAATCA AGTAGTGAAGCCCCGTGTCAACTCACTGAGGCCCAAGGGGTTAGGGCTGGGTGCCAACCTGTCTGAGGCCCAGGCCTTGACCCCCACCGGCCCCTCCCACATGCCAAGGCCAGATGAGGAGCAAGAGAAGGATAAGGAAGATCAGCCTCAAGGGCTGGTGCCAGGAGGAGCTGTGGTGGTTCTTTCTGGCCCTCACCGAGGCCTCTATGGGAAG GTGGAAGGCCTCGATCCTGACAATGTTCGGGCCATGGTTCGTCTGGCTGTGGGGAGCCGGGTGGTGACTGTTAGTGAGTACTGCCTGCGGCCTGTCTCCCAGCAGGAGTTTAACAAGAACACCTTGGACCTCA GGCAACAGAATGGAACTGCCTCATCACGGAAGACCCTCCGGAATCAAGAACTCCACGTCCAGCAGGACAACTCAGAGAGGAAGCGGAAACACCTTCCAGACCG ACTGGATGGGCCTGCAGCCAAGAGTGAGAAAGCAGCCCCCAGGAGTCAGCACTGGTTGCACAGGGACCTGCGCGTGCGGTTTGTGGACAAGATGTACAAAGGAGGCCAATATTACAACACCAAG ATGATAATTGAAGATGTCCTAAGCCCAGATACCTGTGTATGTCGGACAGATGAAGGCCGAGTCCTGGAAG GCCTGAGGGAAGACATGCTGGAAACCCTGGTTCCCAAGGCAGAGGGTGACCGTGTGATGGTCGTGCTGGGCCCACAGGCTGGAAGG GTGGGACATTTGCTGAGCCGGGACAGAGCACGGAGCCGGGCTTTGGTGCAACTGCCAAGAGAAGATCAGGTGGTGGAGCTTCACTACGATGCCATCTGCCAGTACATGGGCCCTAGTGACACAGATGATGACTGA